In the genome of Rhineura floridana isolate rRhiFlo1 chromosome 10, rRhiFlo1.hap2, whole genome shotgun sequence, the window CAGTATCTGTATTAAGAGGAATAGTTATTGGTCACCTAAGGTATTTGCATATCACTCTACAAGTTGTGTCACTAATTTTTAGAACCATAACAAAGGAGTAGCCCCCCTAAGATATGAACAAAATTGTTTTTGCTAATTTTTACACCAACTTACAGCCTTAAACAGGAAACGCCAGTAAACTAGAAACGTCTCCCCTTCATTCTCCTCCCAAATAGCTATCCTTAAGGAATCAATATAAGATATGTAAGGGCAGCTTTTCACTGGAAGTAAACAAATGCTACCTAATTTCAGAATCACAGACCACATATTTTGAAAATGTTGAATGAGAGTTTACTACAGCATACCTCCTTTAGTTTGTTACGAATCAAGTTTGCTGAAGTATTCAGTGAATCATCCTCCATGTCTATTTTAAGTGTTTCTGGTAACCTTGGACCAATAATTATTTCTTCACTATTAGTGTCTTTTCCAAAAAGGGCAAGTTTGTTGTCTTCATCTCGTCTTCTCTTTCGTTCTAGCAGCTGAGTTGTTCGGGGCATAAATCTGCCAAGTCCATTATTCCGAGGAACCTTTCTTTGCAGATTGCAGTGGGCTAATGTGTTATGAACTCCTTGCTGTAAGCTCTGAGTCTGGCTAAAACATTCAGCTGTCTCAGCACAGTCACCAACATTCTGAGGTGCTGCTAACACACTCTGACACTGCTGTCCTAAAAGAGAGGCCACATTTCTCAGTGACAGTTCACAGCAGGATGACTGGTGGTGATCTGAAACATGGGCAGATGGATTCCAGTTACTAGTGGCTGCCTCAAATGTACAAGCTCCAGAAGCTTCTAGCTGTATTGTCTTTTGAAAACTTTTCTTGGAGTTCTTCCTCAGTAACTGATCTTGAAACATAAAACAGAAGCAGTTAATATTTTGACTACCTAACATTTTTACAAAAAAGGCTTTTATGAGTACAACTGCATTACAATGGAAGAACTTAAAATTAAGATTGTATTCCTAACTCAGCGTTCACATTTCAAGATGACTACTAGTTTGAGTTACTATGAAAATTTTCAGAAATGATGATTGGCACTAATGGGAACATTCTGCAAAGGTAAATAGTGTTCGGGGTGGCAGCATTATCACAATCGCAGCAGGGAAGAAAACAGTCTGAATGTTCCGTTCCacctgctgtggtcctgatcctgctttttttgggggggtgcagcaGTTATTTGCAATTCAAAAAAGTGCATGTTAAATGCAAATATGCTGATGTCACCATAGCTTGGCCAAGAGTTTACCATGGTAGGAATCAGGATTATAGGGCCATGTTTGCTTTATCACTTAGGTGTTTGGTGCCCTGTGCTCCTTTGGGATTTAATATACaagaataatttaataaataataacaacaacaaaggcaaaGCATAAGAATGCAAAAACACTTTTCTACTAGACTGGGGAGCCAGTGGAAAGATTCTCCTTTTTTCTCTCTATGGCAATTAAAGTATTTCTTCCTGGTTAGACGGATGGTTGGCATCCTTTTAGGATGGCAGCTTTATACATTTGTTCAAAGCACTGGATTGTTTTAATAAACTAATAGTCCAACTGCATGTTGCAGGAATCTGTCACTAGTTATGCTGTTTGCTTCTACTATTTCCTTGCAGCACACCATGCTGTGGTGGATGTGGAGTAATACAGTATAGATTCAGATTTAACTGAAGTGTACAAACCTAAGAAATTtccttttcaaaaatgtgttcagCCACAAACCTTTGCTACTAGTTGCTTTTGCTATATACTTCCTTCTGTCTTGCAGTTTCTCTCTGGTCTCCTGTACAGTCTCAAATTCTGGAGCATAGCACACATGCAACAAACTGCCAAAGAAACTCCGTTCATCCAGTTTTCTTTTGGCTACTCTAAAGTATTAGAGTAAAGTAAAGATTAAAGTTATAGTCAGTTATAGAGCCCAGTTGAATAagcaaacatttaaaatctcTTTAAGTTCTAAACTTAAAGTTCAGCTATAGCATTAGAAAGTTCTAAACTAAGTTCAGCTATAGCATCAGAAAAATCAGTTTAAATTGCATGCAACTAGCTTGTGAAAAAAAAACTCCGCATTGAACTACTAGAGATCTAAAGTGGAAATGAAGACAGGCTATTATTGCCAAACTATTAATACCTTGCACTCTGTATTTTTTGAAACTTGATCAGGTAGACTTCTGTAAATTCTTCTGCTGGATAGTCATCTAGTGGATTATATTCTTCAACGGTCCCATACAATGCAAACTGCTCAACTAATTCCTTCATAACACCCAAGGCAGGGACACCTTGTATCAACAAGTATCGAGATTCTAAGTTGATTGTGTACACCTAAAAAACATAGCTGCATTAATACTTTGTGACAGAGATGACTCAGTTACAATCTCAAGTACTTGCTTGTTAACATATGCTTAATATTTAAGTTTGACATGCTATTTTGAACACAATTGTTTGAAAAGACAGCACATGCAACTCTACTGTAAAGCAATTCATTACAATTCTTTGAACATTACACAGTAGAAACAGAACTTGATCATTTAAACCTCCATGTACGGTTGCCTGCTATGGCCAAGATCCAACAGAACAAGTCTAATTTTTTTAAGCCAATACTGTGCTGAAGTGTATAATCTATCAATAAACAACTTATATAATGTTCAAACAAGAAAAATGAATATTAGTTATTGAGCAGTATCCAAatgttaataaataacaataagtaAATAATACGTCCTCTCTCAAGACCTATTCCTTGCTTTATTTGTATCGTATCTACAGCTTGCATTTATATCAATGGAGCCCACTCATGTCAAGAAGCATTCGCAGGGCCCATTATTTCTTATGGCCCTTAAGATATCTCCTATTATTTCCAAAGGAAGTGCTTGCAATTTGTCCCCTCAAGGAAACGTCAAGACGAGGCATgtcagaagacaaaggaagggagCTAGGATAGAAAGCCGCatgcttcctccctctccctttttaCCTTCACCGCGCGTGGCCTGCGCCCCTCACGG includes:
- the RBM48 gene encoding RNA-binding protein 48; amino-acid sequence: MAALGDNSGGGGGGGEVGGIYRHHAQQSICVSRAKYREGRRPRAVKVYTINLESRYLLIQGVPALGVMKELVEQFALYGTVEEYNPLDDYPAEEFTEVYLIKFQKIQSARVAKRKLDERSFFGSLLHVCYAPEFETVQETREKLQDRRKYIAKATSSKDQLLRKNSKKSFQKTIQLEASGACTFEAATSNWNPSAHVSDHHQSSCCELSLRNVASLLGQQCQSVLAAPQNVGDCAETAECFSQTQSLQQGVHNTLAHCNLQRKVPRNNGLGRFMPRTTQLLERKRRRDEDNKLALFGKDTNSEEIIIGPRLPETLKIDMEDDSLNTSANLIRNKLKEVVVPVQTPDLVGGTAMDSQTKPTIKQRRRI